The Medicago truncatula cultivar Jemalong A17 chromosome 7, MtrunA17r5.0-ANR, whole genome shotgun sequence genome includes the window ATGTGTACGTAGACGGAGTGAGTTTATTGATATGATAATTACCAGCTGAGCAGGACTAGGCTGAAAGAAGATGGCTAATGCATAAGCCATACCAGTGACACAGTACACcaaacaaaccaaaactatataATTGCTTCCAAAGGTTGACCTTGGATTACTTAAAAAATAGAACATGGAGAGATAAACTACAGGTTTGATGATTGTACTGAAAAGATCGATTGTATCTTTCGCTAGAAAATGGGCTAGACTGCTTATCCCAGCTGCACTTTCCCTCCAGTATTGTAACTTATCCGTAGTAAACGATCTAAGTGCTGCAATCTTGCAAAGTAGAGCTGCACATATGCAATGTATTTTAGAGGATAGGCTAATTAAAATCTTTTATTATCCAATGAtgcataaaataagtctcaAATTTGAGTGTGATTTGTTAAATGATGTAACGTTTTTTCATCATGTGTCAGCTCAGAGGTAAGAGTTTGATCTTGTAATCTTAAAGGATGAGGTTTAAATAgacaaattttccttttttatttgcGGGTAGACTTGTAACAAAAGTTTGGTATAATGATATCAGCACACTgatactcaaatagaatttcaAACTTACAAACAGAAATAACTGTGTATGTATAGCCAAGGGACCCAAATGTTTCATCATTTACTTTGGTAAGAGTTCCTAAGATAGCACCGGCCACCAATAAAAGGAGATAGTCGATTGCTTGTAATTGTGCTTCTCGAAGCAGCTGCTTACTAACCCTGAAAAGAATTAACTAATCAATCTAACAGGCTTGTTAactctctgtgtgtgtgtgttctAATAATGGATTTTGTACCGGCCAACGAAGTATCTGTATTGTTGGGCTACATTAGGAGTCTTTCGGTTAGATAAGTCCTTTGTTCTTGAGAATATTGCTTCTACATGATCTCCTTGGATCCTAATATTATTCTTCAAATCCTCCCAAAACTCTATAAAAAAGGATTGATCAGAAGTTTCCTCAGTACCCTTTGACGTAAGAGTTGCATTTGTGGTTGAGGGTGAAGGAGTGGCGATTTTATCAGCCAAATGAAGCATATCTGGTGGTACTGGGTATCCATTATGAAGCATCCATCTAACAGGAAGTGTTTCAATAGTTAGACCTGAAGTTGGTTTCTCTAAACCTTCCAGAATATCAATAAAATGGTCCGGAGGATTAACGCGATCCGGTACAGGGATTCCAATGCCAGAAAAGTATTCTTCTACTTTTTTCACTGGACCATGATATGCTGTAAGACCACCTTTTGCTAGAAATACTATATCATCAAACATTCTAAACAAGGTATAACTGCAATGCAAcagaacaaaatcaaaatataataaatgacaGTATATAATATATAGCTTAGaatgctttttcaaaaaaatacagCTTAGAATGTTTCATCAATACAATGAAGGTGGAGGAAAAAGCATATTACCTTGGTTGGTGAAGTACCATGCATATGTTTACACCTTCAAGAGCTTCACGACGAAGCGCTTTAAGAAGTAAACTAGAAGATGCGCTGTCCAAACCAGTTGTAGGCTCATCTAAGATTAATAATGAAGGTTCCATCACCATCTCTAGTCCTACATTTACACGTTTTCTTTGCCCTCCGGATATGCCTCTCTTCTCTATTGTCCCAACTAGAGAATCCCTTACTGGCTGTAGTCCTAAGGACTCAATCACCCTTTCAACAATCAGAACCTTATCTGGTTTCGACATGTCTGCAGGGAGCCTACAGTGTTAAGAAACAGAAGTTTAAATGTGGTAAATAATTAGATGAGggtagaaattaaaaacaacataCATGATTgctaattatatatatgattgcTAACATACTAAGCTGCAAATCGATATTTGCAATGAATTATATGTAGATCATGGTTATCAGTATCTTACGATACATGCGAGTCGTATCTTGATTCGATAGAAAATTGAACTCAATTGATACAAGTCACTAGGGTGTGAATCTATTATGCTGATGAATTTCATCTTGAATTCCAAATTCTTATGATGAATCCTGATTCACTGtgacaaatatcaattcattctAATGAATCACTATATAAAATTAGTATAGACAGCTACATTTTTTGTTAACTTTGTTATAGATGTAATAACACATACATATAACATATTAAATAGAATTCAGATTCAAAGAGTAGCTTCTGCAAGGAAAACCAGATACCTGCATCTTGCGCTAAAACGGAGATTTTCCTCTACTGTCAAGTTTCCATGTACAATATCATCCTGTGGCACAAAACCAGTAATTTTCTTATAAGAGTGAATGGATTCATTTTTTCCATTAACTAGAATTGAGCCTGACATAGTGCATCCTCTTGCTTTTCCAGCCAAAGCTGAAAGAAATGTGGTTTTTCCAGCTCCTGAGGGTCCCATAACAGCAGAAACTCGACCAGGCATGATTTTACCACTCACACACCTcagtatatgtttgtttttaccCTTCAATGTCAGGGTTAGATTATTGAAAGCTACCTCAATAGGAGGTCTTGTGTTTACTTCCTCACCTTCACCAGCCATCGAAATTAATCCTGAGAATGTCAAGTTCTTGTTTTGTTCTTGCTGAGCTTTCTCCTTCTCAATTTGACCATAAGCATACCTTAAAATTTGGCTATGagtgtttaatttttttccctttggCATTTGCTTTTTAATGTTCTTGTCACCAATCTGAAAATCAAATCCTTCATGTTCATCATCCTCAATGGAATTCATAAT containing:
- the LOC11432973 gene encoding putative white-brown complex homolog protein 30, translated to MAHYALLHDQAIPSQDVTMEMNGMMMKASLVSHILFLSIFTFTSLLLLPQIQCADKDKPLAPSLYTEEIYKELEGLTITLTRNIKEDLGFCIKDVNKDWEEAFDFKGKLDFVDACVKQKGDFRDRMCTTAEIRYYFQSFFLQQGTSASYVKPNINCNLTSWGSGCEPGWSCSAAERIDLKNDIKDIPSRIDDCQPCCEGFFCPQGLTCMITCPLGSYCPLAKLNPITGVCDPYSYQIPAGETNHTCGSADIWSGVVNNSNIFCSPGSYCPSPTSKVSCDKGYYCRMGSTHQNPCFSLSSCNPNTATQNMHAYGALIIVAMSTLLIFIYNCSDQVLATRERRKAKSREAAAKHVRETVQAREKWKQARDLAKKGSEGLQKQLSRTFSRKKSVKQGPLFPSTPPDPPSKYKEPSNLTKIMNSIEDDEHEGFDFQIGDKNIKKQMPKGKKLNTHSQILRYAYGQIEKEKAQQEQNKNLTFSGLISMAGEGEEVNTRPPIEVAFNNLTLTLKGKNKHILRCVSGKIMPGRVSAVMGPSGAGKTTFLSALAGKARGCTMSGSILVNGKNESIHSYKKITGFVPQDDIVHGNLTVEENLRFSARCRLPADMSKPDKVLIVERVIESLGLQPVRDSLVGTIEKRGISGGQRKRVNVGLEMVMEPSLLILDEPTTGLDSASSSLLLKALRREALEGVNICMVLHQPSYTLFRMFDDIVFLAKGGLTAYHGPVKKVEEYFSGIGIPVPDRVNPPDHFIDILEGLEKPTSGLTIETLPVRWMLHNGYPVPPDMLHLADKIATPSPSTTNATLTSKGTEETSDQSFFIEFWEDLKNNIRIQGDHVEAIFSRTKDLSNRKTPNVAQQYRYFVGRVSKQLLREAQLQAIDYLLLLVAGAILGTLTKVNDETFGSLGYTYTVISVSLLCKIAALRSFTTDKLQYWRESAAGISSLAHFLAKDTIDLFSTIIKPVVYLSMFYFLSNPRSTFGSNYIVLVCLVYCVTGMAYALAIFFQPSPAQLWSVLLPVVMTLIAKQNRDTIFMKILVQLCYPKWALEAFIIANAERYTGVWLITRCSSLMNSGYDLNEWLICLLVLILNGIIARIVAFICLVLSQKR